A genomic stretch from Theropithecus gelada isolate Dixy chromosome 2, Tgel_1.0, whole genome shotgun sequence includes:
- the CISH gene encoding cytokine-inducible SH2-containing protein isoform X1 yields MYLEYTSHCPHHDDTAMDTPLPRPRPLLAVERTGQRPLWAQSLELLETVMQPLPAGAFLEEVAEGTPAQIESEPKVLDPEEDLLCIAKTFSYLRESGWYWGSITASEARQHLQKMPEGTFLVRDSTHPSYLFTLSVKTARGPTNVRIEYADSSFRLDSNCLSRPRILAFPDVVSLVQHYVASCAADTRSDSPDPAPTPALPMPKEDAPNDPALPAPPPATAVHLKLVQPFVRRSSARSLQHLCRLVINRLVTDVDCLPLPRRMADYLRQYPFQL; encoded by the exons ATGTACCTAGAATACACCAGCCACTGTCCCCACCATGATGACACAGCCATGGACACACCCCTGCCCAG ACCTCGTCCTTTGCTGGCTGTGGAGCGGACTGGGCAGCGGCCCCTGTGGGCCCAGTCCCTGGAACTGCTCGAGACAGTCATGCAGCCCTTGCCTGCTGgggccttcctggaggaggtggcagaggGGACCCCAGCCCAGATAGAGAGTGAGCCAAAGGTGTTGGACCCCGAGGAGGATCTGCTGTGCATAGCCAAGACCTTCTCCTACCTTCGGGAATCTG GCTGGTATTGGGGTTCCATTACGGCCAGCGAGGCCCGGCAACACCTGCAGAAGATGCCAGAGGGCACGTTCCTAGTACGTGACAGCACCCACCCCAGCTACCTGTTCACGCTGTCAGTGAAAACTGCTCGTGGCCCCACCAATGTGCGCATTGAGTATGCTGACTCCAGCTTCCGTCTGGACTCCAACTGCTTGTCCAGGCCACGCATCCTGGCCTTTCCGGATGTGGTCAGCCTTGTGCAGCACTACGTGGCCTCCTGCGCTGCTGACACCCGAAGCGACAGCCCCGATCCTGCTCCCACCCCGGCCCTGCCTATGCCTAAGGAAGATGCGCCTAATGATCCAGCACTGCCTGCTCCTCCACCAGCCACTGCTGTACACCTAAAATTGGTGCAGCCCTTTGTACGCAGAAGCAGTGCCCGCAGCCTGCAACACCTGTGCCGCCTTGTCATCAACCGTCTGGTGACCGACGTGGACTGCCTGCCACTGCCCCGGCGCATGGCTGACTACCTCCGACAGTACCCCTTCCAGCTCTGA
- the CISH gene encoding cytokine-inducible SH2-containing protein isoform X2 — translation MVLCVQGPRPLLAVERTGQRPLWAQSLELLETVMQPLPAGAFLEEVAEGTPAQIESEPKVLDPEEDLLCIAKTFSYLRESGWYWGSITASEARQHLQKMPEGTFLVRDSTHPSYLFTLSVKTARGPTNVRIEYADSSFRLDSNCLSRPRILAFPDVVSLVQHYVASCAADTRSDSPDPAPTPALPMPKEDAPNDPALPAPPPATAVHLKLVQPFVRRSSARSLQHLCRLVINRLVTDVDCLPLPRRMADYLRQYPFQL, via the exons ATGGTCCTCTGCGTTCAGGG ACCTCGTCCTTTGCTGGCTGTGGAGCGGACTGGGCAGCGGCCCCTGTGGGCCCAGTCCCTGGAACTGCTCGAGACAGTCATGCAGCCCTTGCCTGCTGgggccttcctggaggaggtggcagaggGGACCCCAGCCCAGATAGAGAGTGAGCCAAAGGTGTTGGACCCCGAGGAGGATCTGCTGTGCATAGCCAAGACCTTCTCCTACCTTCGGGAATCTG GCTGGTATTGGGGTTCCATTACGGCCAGCGAGGCCCGGCAACACCTGCAGAAGATGCCAGAGGGCACGTTCCTAGTACGTGACAGCACCCACCCCAGCTACCTGTTCACGCTGTCAGTGAAAACTGCTCGTGGCCCCACCAATGTGCGCATTGAGTATGCTGACTCCAGCTTCCGTCTGGACTCCAACTGCTTGTCCAGGCCACGCATCCTGGCCTTTCCGGATGTGGTCAGCCTTGTGCAGCACTACGTGGCCTCCTGCGCTGCTGACACCCGAAGCGACAGCCCCGATCCTGCTCCCACCCCGGCCCTGCCTATGCCTAAGGAAGATGCGCCTAATGATCCAGCACTGCCTGCTCCTCCACCAGCCACTGCTGTACACCTAAAATTGGTGCAGCCCTTTGTACGCAGAAGCAGTGCCCGCAGCCTGCAACACCTGTGCCGCCTTGTCATCAACCGTCTGGTGACCGACGTGGACTGCCTGCCACTGCCCCGGCGCATGGCTGACTACCTCCGACAGTACCCCTTCCAGCTCTGA